In Sesamum indicum cultivar Zhongzhi No. 13 linkage group LG8, S_indicum_v1.0, whole genome shotgun sequence, the sequence ttctagaaAACATGTGTGATGATCCGGGGCATCAGGTAGAGCAATACAGTGTACATCATAAACAAGTACATATCATACTGTTTGATTCGAGCAAGATAGTTATTTATGTGAGTTGGGAATGGCTGCTGTGGGTGTGGACAGTTAATAGATAGGAAAGAATTATGGAATTTGGGAGTAGTAAAGTACATGTAATTCCAagtacattttatttattattacatacaTAGATAGATGCACGCACTGGTTTCCCCTTTACATTGATGCAGCAGCAGAGCAGCAGACCACCTCACTCACTCACTCCCTCCTCAATTCTCAGAAAAGCTGAGGTACAAGATATACCAAATCTCTGTCTCCTTTCGATACATCAACTAGACGCTTCCACTGTCCCTCAGATGAGATGGACCCCTCCCTCATTCTGCAATCTGCTTACGCCACGTGTCCTCCTCCTATCCCCTCTTCCCTTTCTTCAAGGGAGAAGAAATATTTGAGgggtttgtttttttcaatgTTCCCCTACAGTAACCCATTGCTCAAGAAATTCTTGCTGatcttttccttttacttTTCTAGATATATATTctgtttttttgtattattaaaatttgatatcacACTACtaataactaaataaaatcCTATATAAATAGGAAATGTAAGCTGAAATGGGTTAAGCCGAACGCATTGTTCTGACATTATGAATGACTCTggtttataattatgattaattaatattgggcaaacaaaattaatgcaaaaaatttttagtatttgtcattttaaattaatatttatcataatttttagttatggtACGACAAACTTTTTGGCATCACTTGCAAAATGGCTAATGTCGGACAtgtgctatatttttttttcattattttttaatcatgataattaatcataacaaaatattatactttttcaagTGTTTTCAATTATTCAATGAGACATGCTTTGATTTAGAAATGCGTAAGGCCAAAcgatatatgtaattttctgaaaacaGACAAAATTGGCTCCTAAAACGAACTTGTTTggatgtattaatttaaatgcaaAGTAAAAGTGATGTTGGGGTGAGTTTGAGCAAGATTTTTTCTGATTGGTACAGAAATGTGTGAAAAGTGGAGTCTTGTTGATGCATTTTCTCTCGTATATAGATCTTTGGTGTGAGCATcattttgcaaaataaaaattcggACAATCTTAAATAACAGcaaagactcaaactcaatggGAAAAGGGAAGTTGGAatatgatgatgaggatgagaTTTGTGTTGTTGCAATGAGTTATGACAGGACAAGAGGAGGAGGATACAGAaagcggggggggggggggtccGAACCCGGTTGCTTTCTGACAcccatcaccaccaccaccaaatAATGCCCATTGGGTAAAAAGAGCACCAACTTCTGAATGAATCTCaacattcaaaatcaaatttggacacacacagagagagtAAAATTGAGGcctgtaataataataataataataataataataggtaGTGTGAACTGTGAAGCAAAGCAAAGGAAGGGTATGAAGGGTGTAGGTGGATTGATGTGGTCAAATGATGCTTTGCTTATGCTTATTAGTCATGTATGTATGGTATGAATAATTACTGTCAATCCACATCTTATTAACTGTTAAATAAACATGTCATTATCCATGTGGATGAAaccatatcattttttaatgaacAAATTCAGACTCTAAATTCACGTTTTCCCAACTCTCTCACTCATCACATATACgataaaaagataattcaaaatctttctaataatttaaagggTAAACtgtttattaaaagaattattacaCTCTTCACTCATaatatttggtgtaattacatgtatatcttctaatgctttgaaaaattacatccaacactcctaaaatttgctttcgtctaacaaataagtatttatattagtcaaaactcattaaatttttttatattaataaaaaaaattgaatatatccccagttgatttattgtagattgaataaatcattttatgatcaaattactctcGTACGTCTTCGcatattaatgcatgtgaggagttatatttttatcgttataagggtagtttgttCAGGAAAAaattgacctacaataagtcaataataattcattcgAGGACAAGcgtcattttttattcaattttttttgttaatatcagtaaatttaatagttttttattaacGAATGAACCCATTTGTGAGGCAAaagcaaatttaaaaaatattatatataatttttcaaactataccgaatttatgtataattatactaaacttattaaactattataatttgttttgtaaGATAGCGAAACAAATAAAGTTGATAAATATGAGATTATGAGTTTGGGCATTTAGGGTTGAGATGAAGAAGAGTGTATGGGAATTGAAGCAGGAGGGAGGGAGAAATAGGAATAATTTCCTGATACATGTTGTCCTGTAAGAAAAAACCTGTAAAGATGACCTGTTCAGTTTCCATGTATATATAGGCAGCAAATACATATACCCTACCACCTAGATCCTATCACCGCTTCGCCTAAACAAGCCAACAACCCCACataccccccacccccaccccccaccgcactctgtttctttctttcttcttcttcatcttcctgccataattttcttctctctttgttgttagaaaaagaataaataaatcgGATGATGATGAGTGATAGAGAGAGTCCCAAAAAGCCAACTTTgaataacaagaaaaagaagaagaagagaggtgGTGCTAAGAGGAAAATGACCCTTGAGCAGACAGTGGCTTACAAAGCAGTCAATGAATGGGTTTCCTTGGACCAGTCAAATAGTGCTTGTGTTGATGCGTttcttgatgatgatgattttggGGTTCAGTGCTACAGACCAAAGGAAAAGCTTGTCTTTGAGTTTCATTGTCACACAACATGCAGTGATGGATTCTTGTCCCCTACCAAGCTTGTTGAGAGAGCACATCAAAAAGGGGTGAGCTTTcgtgttttttgttttgggttTTAACTGCTTTATTTTGCTATCAATAGAGATGGTTGGTGGTCTGTGTGTGTTGCATGGTGCTGCTTATCTTTTTCATCTGTGATTGTTTTAATCGTAAATGAATGATCTTTGTGGGAAGGTTTGATGATTTCAATACTGTaacattcttcttttctttctttgttcttcttttttgaatttatgttgGACTTTTGGCTGTGTTCAGATGGCAGAGTTGTTGTTGCCTCTTTGGATGAGTAATGTAATAGATAGGccttgtaattatatttgataatttatgaTTACTTTTGctaaatttagtttttgaatACTGCAACACACTATTGATTGCTCAAGGGAAAAAAGTTACATTTTCTCGGAAGTTATAATGCTTAAGGGTTACCAGAAAGTGCCTGTTCTAGTTCATTTTCAAGAGCACGATTTGTGCATTTATCATAATATGTTGCctttttattcaagaaaacatTTACTCTGAAAGTGGTTTCAGCTCCCGAAGTTTTGAAGTCGGTCGAGCGGGAAAGTAAATGGAACTCGGCAGTGTAATGgataatattttcagaaaggTATTTGAAGTTTGCTGTCTTCACATGGGAGACAAATAACAGTGGCTTGTCTATGTGTATTTCAATTGCCGACGTGTGTAGAACAGGATTATATGGTAAGAACAGTAAAAGTGTACTATATGAACTGGACAGGTTTTTTCGAACTTGTGAGAGAGTTCATCTATTCGTCACCCTTTACCAAGTAACATATTCTAGTTCCACAATTTTAGGTGAAGTTGAAAATTTCACCCATTTATTCCCTCTTATTCATCATCTCGTCTTCGGTTAACACCTGCCTAAGCTGCATTGACAAGTTTGCGCTGTACAAGTTTCCTTGGCCCTGCAGCTCTCTTATTTCAGCTGATTTTGTCTGAAATTTTTGAGTTCATTCTACTGATGCTCAACATTTCTGCTTTATGGATAACTTGCAAGTTAGTGATGAATAGAATCTTGAGACGTAATTACTGATCTATGTTTACCGAAGGATTTACTGGCTGTTTGCAAGTGGAATATCAGGGATGcaagaaaatgtgaaaatataataggggtgattatttatttacttggGTTTGAGGAACAATACCAGAGTTCTGTCTGAAATCCACACTACAATGGTCCATTATATGTGTTCAGCATGTCAGTCGGAAATTAATTATGGCCTCCTACAGCTTTTTGTAGATAAGGCCGAGAAAGCATTTTAGAGTAAAATTAGAATGTTCTAGAGCAGTTGGGACATCGTCGAGGTCCAAGACATTCATATAATAGACGAACAAAGATAGTTCAACTAATTCAGATTATTCTATGGCTGATTTTATGTACTTGGTGTAAGCTGACACAATTGAGAAATTTCTTTATAGATTTTCCTTATCCACATTGTGCCTACAGTTCCCACAATGCCAGAGTTGGATAGGGAGGTGTCCTGCTCTTAAATCTTTTTCTCTCTGTGTGTTTTCTGCCTCAGCTATGAGctaatgcatttgtgtgtagCAAGAGCAAGGTAATTTTTGAGTCTTCCACAGTCTGAGTAAAGTTTTAATATGCACTTGCGGCACGTTAACTTCTCAGGTCCACTGCATCAATTCCCTGGTTTGCTCTTCACATATGCAAATATTTGTTGATAAGCATGTCCAAGGCAATAAATAAGCTTGTAGcattatattttagtaaatcgTCCTTGCTCAGGTAAATAATCACTTGCACCCTTCCcccaaaagaaagaatataaaattacataaacagaCTTTTATTGTTCAAAAAATTGTTTCAACGTATTATTGATGTGAAAATGCCATCCTTCAGTCTGACTTGATAGTAACTTGAACTCCAGTAACACTGGACCATTTGGTTGCTTTTCTGTACCATGGGACGACAGCTGATTAATTTGTCTTCCCCTTGTTTGTAATCTGGTTTAAAGAAATTAGCTCCCCCAATTCATTTGTTTTCTCTCGTATAGTATCAAGCTTGTTTAATCATCCTGCACCTTTCGAGGAATCTGGAAAACAAATGAAAGTGACGACTCCTTGACTTAGTCTTGTAGTCCAAGTGAAAATAACTAATTGCGGTTATGGGATCTGTAAGGAGAATGTGGAAAGACTAGCAAAGGAATTTTTCTGAAGCTGAAATCTATCGCCTGATTTTTGTTGTTCCCAAGTAATTAGCCAAGTATCGTTTCTGTTTTATGTGTAATCAATTTTGCATATGTGATTATCCATCACCTAGTGGCAAGCTGGTGATATCTTTCAAACCTCCTGCTAGCagtttgtttatatattatgtgttgAGAATCAATTCATGATTCTCAACATTGTGTGTCAAAAAGATCTTCCCTGTTGTTTCTTTTTGGAGATCAGTCTTTCTGTTCCATGTGAAgttctgaatttaaaaagtttggtTTAGGTAATGGTGCTTCTGgaatcttaaaataaaatcagaacTATGATGCTGATTTCTTTCCTTATGAGCTAttctttttgggtaaattagaAAGGGATTGATTGTTTAAGGGTATGTCCAGAACAGGTGAAAGTCCTGGCTTTGACGGATCATGATACAATGTCTGGCGTCCCTGAAGCCATGGAAGCAGCTCGCAGATTTGGCATGAAAATCATTCCTGGTGTTGAAATCAGTACAATCTTCTACTCAAGGTTAGCATTTCCATCGGGTCAAGTTCTTTTTGCTTGACATGATAACTGAACATTTGCTAATTggtttggttttcttttctccacAAGTAAATGGGATATCTTAAACCCTTGGGATTGTCTTGTGAATTCACTTATAATGTTATGCTTTGTGGTTTCTTTTGCACTTTTAGCCTCTGTGATTGCTTGATCTTTCCATGTACATAAGTATGACACTAAAACAggattctgtaattttttaatcctatCTGTAAATCTATTCTTGATGTTTGTTAAATGACTGGCAGAGGGGACTCAGGGCCAGAAGAACCCGTTCACATCCTTGCCTATTACAGCAGTTGTGGGCCTACAAAATCTGGGGCATTGGAGAAGTTTCTAGGGGATATTCGGGATGGGCGATTCCTACGTGCAAAGAACATTGTCTCAAAATTGAACAAACTTAAGCTGCCCGTAAAATGGGAGAACGTAACAAAGATCGCAGGAAAAGGCGTTGCTCCTGGAAGGCTTCATATTGCTCGTGCTATGCTCGAAGCAGGACATGTTGAAAATCTGAAACAAGCTTTTGCTCGATATCTTTATGATGGTGGACCTGCTTATTCCACGTAATATTTTTTCTGGCAATTAGGTTTTCGACAGTGGGCATCTGTGTGTTTCTGAGAGCAATGggtaaatatttgtttggcTCTCAATTGTTTCAGGGGAAGTGAGCCTGTTGCAGAGGAGACAGTGAAATTAATACATGAAACAGGGGGTGTTGCAGTATTGGCGCACCCATGGGCACTGAAAAATCCTGCTGCTATAATCAGAAGACTGAAGGACGCAGGCCTGCATGGTGTAGAGGCTTATAGAAGTGATGGCAAATTGTCAGGTTGGtaattcttctcttttttacttttgaaagtCAGCTTCTATTTTCAAGCAAACTGTTTTACTTTCCTTTATTTAACTTTATGCTTATGAACCAGAAGGCAGACGTTTGAATAGAACGCATGTAGCTTTCCTCAGGCTGGAATGTGTTAGCTCAGTCCTACCAAGTAGGCTAGTCAGAGCatcagaaaaatagaaaagtgtCCACAAGTCAGTAGTTGTGACTTTGATGCTAACCAATTGTCAGTTTTGAGGGAAATCGCTGTACATTAAGTAAATGCCATACCAAGTAAAAATGACAGAAGACCTCTAGCAATAATTGACTGGGCTGCATCTATTTGGATAGTATTTAAGCCTGAACATACTACCggcaagaagaaagaaaacatggTCTAATGGTTCTcggaaattttttgaaatgtctCTGGATAGTATTTCAACCTAAAGAATCTGAGTTTCGTGGAGTAATTTTTGTGTCCTTGTCAATGAGCTCTTGCGCTAGctttcttttgataatttgatcGAACACTTGTCTGGATGCAACTGCAGCATACTGTGATTTAGCTGATGCACACGATCTTCTGAAGCTTGGAGGATCCGATTATCATGGAAGAGGGGGGCAACAAGAATCGGATGTGGGAAGTACTAGTGTTCCTGTTTTAAATGTGCATGAATTCCTTAAGGTGGCTCGACCAATCTGGTGCAATGCCATCCTGGACATCCTCAAAAACTACATCAAAGATCCTTCCGATTCAAATCTGCaacatattatcaaatttggaAAGACCAAGGTCTCCAAAACTAATTCACCTTTCGGCAGCCCCAGTGAGTTGATCAATCAGTGTTTGTCGTCATGGCtgtcaaaagaagaaagagataaTGCGGAGTTCGAGACGATCAAGTTGGAGCTCACCCGGATATCAGCTGCCCAGGCAGAGTTGGCAGTAAgtaattaatttctcattggGTACTTTTGTTCTTTCTCCTCCCACACATCAAAGGTGACAAGATTAGTTTTTGTCTATACATTTTGGAGGCTATTGACCAAAGAGAGTTTTCAGAGGACAtaggtttctttttctttgattattattatcattcaTGCATTCGTTTTAAAACAACTTGTAATTATAGTTTTGAACTTCGCTGAATAGTGTTTCTCTTCAAACTAGAAGTGAATCAACTGTGGAGGCAGAAATTCTCTTGTTATAGTGTTTCTTATAAAACCACAGATCCTCGTTTCATTAGTTGGAATTTTTACACCAGTTCTAAGAGTATGCAGTCAGATTGTGTCCTTACAAGCATCTCTGTATCAAAAAGCTTCTAAGATTTATCAAGGTTTCCATATTACTTTCACACTTTCACCAGTTAGACACTTGAAAACTGAAGTTAACACAAGCTAggttaaaaacaaattcacaTACTACAGTATAAACAATGTGAGGACACAATGGGAAAATTGTTGCAAAAGACCACGAATTTGAAGATCAATATGGAGTTGACATGTTGCAGCATCATCAATCAAACTCTTACGTGAGAATTGAAGCCTCATTCTGAGCTTGTTGGACTACAGAATTTCCTGCTGGCTATGTGCCTTCTAAACTGAGAGCTCAAGGTGACAGCACAGAATACCAGTGGAAATGGCCTTCAGCtgctgtttttcttctttttctgtgTTCCATTATAAGTTAGTGTTCTCATCTGAGTTTCCCGATTTCGCTTTTCTTCCGTATTGCCTTCTGACCATGGTAAATGAAGGAATCTACAATTCCAGCAACTGTGAATATGCCTGGCCAAGAGAATTAAAACAGGAGTTACGGCAAAAGCGTCCTAATTATCGTATTGGTGACTGTAGAAAATTTGTATCTCTCCACTTCTCACTGAAAGATGCGcaaattttcactttatatTGTATACTGTATCAATTCCAAGGAAGAGTTTGAGGAAGTAAAATGGAAAATACACACAACTCAATGGAACAGTTTCTTTTGGGGGCTGGGTGTGAGTGGGGAGTGGAAACATATTTTAACTCGACTCTTCATTGTATAATGCACTTAGGATCTCCCTCATCTACCTACCATATAGCATTTCAGTTCCCGACAAAGAAAGATATTCAGATACAGCAAAAGCATCCTAATTATCGTATTGGTGAGTGTAGATAATTTGTATCTCTCCACTTCTCACTGAAAGATGCGcaaattttcactttatatCGTATACTGTATCAAATCCAAGGAAGAGTTTGAGGAAGTAAAATGGAAAATACACACAACTCAATGGGACAGTTTCTTTTGGAGGCTGGGTGTGAGTGGGGAGTGGAAACATATTTTAACTCGACTCTTCATTGTATAATCCACTTAGGAcctatgatatatattaaactttgATTCCCACTTATTCTTCCTCTcaagcacacacacaaaaacacatCCAATACAGAAAAGGGGACAAACAATTTTGCAGACCAGTCTAACCAGCCAATTCCGGTTTACGAAGACAAAGTACTTCAAACTTGCATGTAATAAGAATTGGAGGATGcagatggaaaaaaaatatcagattTACCTCCCACTATGGCACAGATATGTGTCAGGAAGTGTAGGAATGGCGTATGAGCCTCTGCGAAAGTCACCTGTAACAAGCAAACAAATTTACATCAATCTACATCAGTAACTCAAGCTAATCCTTAAGAACCAGAAAATGCTGATATTCTTGCAAGACTTGGATACTTCTATAGTATCCATGCCACATCATGTTCACttgtgtattaatttttgcatcaaACTTATGCAACCCAATAACTAAATCCAACAAAGTGCCTTGACATAAGATAAATATGCAGAATTTCATGTTAAGCTCTTTGTTCAAGAGTTTTACTTGGATGTCTATTTGATATCTGCCACTAAAGACACACTACTAACCTTTATAGGAGAAAGGtcataaaagaagaaaactccAGGAGGGGATCTGAAATCCACTTCAGAACTCTTATAATGCTCAGTAACTGAGAACTGCAAAAGCAGTAATGTCTTAtaacaagaaaagacaaaCTGATCCGGGTGAGATTTTCCACTTTTAAAGCCGTAAGTACCTGATTTGACTCAATGGTATGGCCTCTAATATTGGTGTATATGGTTGGAACCACCTGCAAAATTCAGGAACACCTCAGACACTTCTGCTTCTTAAACTTTCAGAATGCAGCCATATTGCTTTCAAATTAGCAGGCCATATAATTGCAGCCACAATTGTTCTTGCAATAGCTAAAGTAAAACCACAaccatattcatcattttcgcTCCATCAGATTCCTTTTAGAAATGAAATGTGGAGGAGTTGCCTATCATAGTGGTTGATCCTAGGCACACATggttcatataataattttggagcCTGTCCCCAGCCAGAGCCTGCACTTTATAGGGCACAGGCCAAAGTTTTACTCTCTATCTAAACCCTACATTGACTTGAACCATGCTTTAACGAGGACAAGAAAAAGGTTGAGAAATAAGGATGAAGGAAAGCGAGAACTAGCTAACGATATCATCACCTTAAGCAAAAAATGACGAGAAAATAATAGGGCCACAggtaatatatacaattaaatgGCCTAACAAGGACTATTACAGAGTTGTTACaaattaaatctattttattagtCATGGGTGGattctaaaaaaaagaaccatAGATGAACTTTACTACAGCGCCAAAGGAAGTTTCACCATCACTAGGAATGTGTAGTAGCCAGGTTAGTAATTAGTATCATTCAAGGAGCTATATGTTTAGATATGCTTACAAACATGAGGACAACATAGAGGGTTCATGACAGTATGTATGATGGAAGAGTGAGAATCACATGCTCGGTATTGGGGGGCGATGAGGAGTGGGGTTAACATATAGCCTGAGAAGCCTGACCTTGGTAAAATACTGATACACTCCATTTGGATTTTCTTGTACCCATTGCACCCTGAATATGAACAGAAACATGCATCAATACTCGTGAGTACAAAATAACAGAAAACAGATAACTTTCCTATTCATCAGCATCTCTCAAGGTTTTGTTTGACAGTAACTGTGAACAAGGACACATATATgtcatgaaaataattaaatataagttacaatctataaaaattgaagcaatGACAGACTCAACAGCATCTTCCACTGACTTCCAACTTTGCCCTCAGGACGttaattccaaaaattaattgcatttgcTGCAGTTTTGCATCTGTGATAGATTAAAAATGTTCAGAGTCATGAATAAAGATTACCCATCCAATGGATTTACAATTCCAGGAATGGAATCTCCAAATGATAACTTGTTAATCTTGTGGCTTATCTGCACAGCCCGACAAAAACAGTGAAATTATCAGTGTAAAGAATTTATTGTCAAAGACGAACTGTATAGTAAGGATTGCATAATGGAAATGGTTGACACAGATTTTAAAATGAGAATAGTAAATCATCTGTAATGGGAAATTAGACAAGTCCttacattataattttctgtttGTAAAGCCAACAAGTCAAGCAGATGCGCATTTTGATGAAAGCTTCTACCAGGGGCGAAGTGAAAATTCCCAGCCACTTTGTTAACCTCCAGAGATCCATGTATATTACATCCTTCACCAACTTCCTCTTTCACTTTTTGAACAAAACCTTCTCTTTTgcactaaataatttaaatcacATTAGAAGAAAGAATCATTTAATGACAGAAGTAAGAGAAACAAATGACAGTGCACATGAAAAGGTTTTGGTCTCTTCTAGATGGTTGAACAAATGCTCAGATATGAACACGATATGCCACCATTTTCCATCAATATTTGCACAGCCATCTAGATGGATCATTTGTACTTTACACCAAGAATAATTTCTGAAACAAAACGCTGACTACAACAAACAAACATTTATTAGTCAAATACATCAAAGTTATTCCAACTATAAGCATTGGATCTTCCTCCAATATCCAAAAGTGAAGTCCATGTTCACCTTTTGCTTCTctatagtaatttaaaatgCTTAATTGCATGTTGTCTGGTGTACAGAAATACAAAACCAAACTTAATTAGGCATGGTAGTTCAATAAAACATATCCTAAAGACTGCCAAGATAAAATGCTCTTTAGTATAGCTTCCTAAAGCAGATTTTCCCTTTATCAGAACTATAGAGGAGCAAAATGATTACAGAATCATTTTGAGTAAGTAACGACTGGCTGCACAACTTTATCACGGTGCTTCATGACCTAGACCCAGTAAAATCTTGACTAATTACCATAGACTGAAGTTCCAAAGCCTTCGAGTGCGGGGTATAACCCCATTTGGCAACTTCAGAACGTGACATCTAATGGATAAAGGTAACGACTATCGCATGCTGCAATGTTGAGAGACCATTGGCATCCAAATAGGTGCCaaatgatgataaaaataGTACTTAAGAAGTAAAGACTGTCATGAGACACCCATTGGATAAATCATTAggattattaaaaagaaagaaattcttAATGAAAAGGTAAGGTGTCCTAAAAATTCCTGCAATTGAGTACAAGAAGGTGTATTAGTATCATGAGTCAAAGCATTTACTCAACTGCGACCTccaaaaaaaacattttattcATTGTATGACAAGTAGAaccattttattcaatttcaatcAAGACCTCTAAGAAGACGTGAGattattttcttgtgttcAAGGAAGATACCTTTTGCACTAATTCTGATTGCTCAATTGAgatataaagagaaaagattAAGATGGTATCCGACCAACCTGATCAATCAAATCTGTATTTGTCAATCCCCAACCTCTTTTTCGATATGCTTCACGGACTTCTTCACAGGAGTTACAACAGTCATCATCAGActgcaaagaaaagaaaaaagattagcCAGGAATCAACCTGCAAGCATCTAAGATGATTGGTGCAGCACGCGAACATAGTGATCTCAACAGCAGCAAATTCAGGAAAATGTACATACTAAAAGATGTCATTCAGAAAGGGCCAAGGGGTTAATCTCTTTTTCAAGAGTCCTACCTCTACAGTTGAATCAAACTATGCATAATCCCACAAAGTATTCTTTAAATCCAGGCTATCCAGCCAGATTCTTGAATATTTACCTTGCAACAATCTAATGCATCCTATGTTCTCAGGTACTGGGGTTCTAATAGAAAAAgtgaagaataaattaaatgaaagccATTTTCTAAGCACTTTTCTTAATCCTCTgaaagataattttatataatgataaatttgcaATCCATGCAAGCATAAATGTGCCGATTGACATAATACATCTCTTTCCATTCtagaaagaatgaaaatatgcTGGCGGTAGATGCAAGGggaaaattagttaaatatcATTATCGAagcctttcttctttttcctgttCCAATTTGCGAATAGGATAGATTTTTGCAAATAATTCCTCTATGAGACAGTCCAGTAATTTATCAGGTTAATGACATTAATAAGGGAAAAGGATAAGTAGGATTCTAAACCAAAACATATGTCAATCTAGGCCAGGCAGTTGCAGCATGTTAACAAAAATAGATTCAAGAACATTAAATGGCAGATTATCCAAGTTATCTGTGTCTCGCTCactttaaaaatgtaattaaccaaTAGAGGTAGACACTTAAAACATATAGAAATACCGTTTCTGCACCATAACATGAACCACAGTATGTCTCATTGTGCTCAAGCCTGCCACCATGTCTCTGCAAAGGCCTCTCAATCTGAAATTAACATAATAAGAAACGACAAAATGAGGGAGTGAACGAGTGTGAGGGCACGTAtataagagagagaaagagagaagactAGCAAACTAGACAAATATAGAAATACATAAGGGCTCTACAGACAAAATAGTTGGTGGAAGATAAAACCAATCTAACACACAGCAACGGGTATTATTATCTCTAAAATGATATTCCGGATAAACAAATGTAGCATAAGAAGTTCAGACTAGAAAGTTTCTAGATGTGCTACTGGAGCACCCATAAAGGTTTGAATGCAGCataagaaaaatgatcaagaTCATATATTTGGTAAGATTCAGTTCAAGCACCAATTACAGCAAAACTCCCAATTGCACCTGATGCTATCGACTATATATCagatgataatttttcatctcAGACAAAGCACgactgtaatatttttaaatggcATGTCTACGTGAGCTTATGTCTATTGTCAGCTGAATGGACCTATAAACAGAGTGAATTCAAAGTCCTG encodes:
- the LOC105169218 gene encoding endoplasmic reticulum-Golgi intermediate compartment protein 3, which gives rise to MEKVYNKLRNLDAYPKINEDFSSRTASGGVITLVSSIVIALLFLSEFRLYLHTVTDTKLVVDTSRGGKLRINFDVTFPAIPCTLLSLDTMDISGERHLDIKHDIFKKRIDSHGNVIEVRQEGIGAPKIERPLQRHGGRLEHNETYCGSCYGAETSDDDCCNSCEEVREAYRKRGWGLTNTDLIDQCKREGFVQKVKEEVGEGCNIHGSLEVNKVAGNFHFAPGRSFHQNAHLLDLLALQTENYNISHKINKLSFGDSIPGIVNPLDGVQWVQENPNGVYQYFTKVVPTIYTNIRGHTIESNQFSVTEHYKSSEVDFRSPPGVFFFYDLSPIKVTFAEAHTPFLHFLTHICAIVGGIFTVAGIVDSFIYHGQKAIRKKSEIGKLR
- the LOC105169217 gene encoding uncharacterized protein LOC105169217; amino-acid sequence: MMMSDRESPKKPTLNNKKKKKKRGGAKRKMTLEQTVAYKAVNEWVSLDQSNSACVDAFLDDDDFGVQCYRPKEKLVFEFHCHTTCSDGFLSPTKLVERAHQKGVKVLALTDHDTMSGVPEAMEAARRFGMKIIPGVEISTIFYSRGDSGPEEPVHILAYYSSCGPTKSGALEKFLGDIRDGRFLRAKNIVSKLNKLKLPVKWENVTKIAGKGVAPGRLHIARAMLEAGHVENLKQAFARYLYDGGPAYSTGSEPVAEETVKLIHETGGVAVLAHPWALKNPAAIIRRLKDAGLHGVEAYRSDGKLSAYCDLADAHDLLKLGGSDYHGRGGQQESDVGSTSVPVLNVHEFLKVARPIWCNAILDILKNYIKDPSDSNLQHIIKFGKTKVSKTNSPFGSPSELINQCLSSWLSKEERDNAEFETIKLELTRISAAQAELAVSN